One window from the genome of Hypanus sabinus isolate sHypSab1 chromosome 16, sHypSab1.hap1, whole genome shotgun sequence encodes:
- the angptl6 gene encoding angiopoietin-related protein 6 isoform X1, which translates to MLKLIICLFLLIRLAGAERTPTETEADKLREAREANRRSARSPESAPATKCTYTFIVPQQRLTGPICLSTKMAAGGNDSVNKSELQAMRGQMREQQQQIEDLRQMVELDGRVIDEVKSLRKESRNMNSRVSQLYAQLLHEIVQKKDDSLEISRLENKVLNITAEVLRLSIRYRDLERKYTALTTLINNQSRTITQLEKHCSQPAPMHHQQIQQQESGQTSLGTRANNLNGSTNKSNSLVSGNEILRDQIYSMTQDRLKRTEQSLPTVVSIVTATKSSGPWKDCQQVMEEGHRSNGIYLIKPQNTNRLMQVWCEQQREAGGWTVIQRRQDGSVNFFRTWENYKQGFGNIDGEYWLGLENIYWLTNQDDYKLLILMEDWQGRTVFAEYDNFYLESERDFYRLRLGQYRGNAGDSLSWHNNKQFTTLDRDRDQYSGNCAHYQKGGWWYHTCAHSNLNGVWYKGGHYRSKYQDGVYWAEFRGGAYSLKKVLMMIRQS; encoded by the exons ATGCTGAAGCTCATCATCTGCCTTTTCCTGCTGATCAGACTAGCAGGAGCCGAAAGGACTCCCACGGAAACCGAGGCTGACAAGCTCAGAGAGGCCAGGGAAGCCAACCGTCGCAGTGCCCGATCCCCAGAGAGCGCACCCGCCACCAAATGCACCTACACCTTCATCGTTCCCCAGCAACGGCTGACTGGCCCCATCTGCCTGAGCACCAAGATGGCCGCTGGTGGAAATGACAGCGTGAACAAGAGCGAGCTGCAGGCCATGCGGGGTCAGATGCGCGAGCAGCAGCAGCAGATCGAAGACCTCAGGCAGATGGTGGAACTGGATGGACGCGTGATCGACGAGGTCAAGTCCCTGCGGAAAGAAAGCCGCAACATGAACTCCAGGGTGTCCCAGCTCTACGCCCAGTTGCTGCACGAGATCGTCCAGAAGAAGGATGACTCCCTGGAGATCTCCAGGCTGGAGAACAAGGTGCTCAACATCACAGCTGAAGTGCTGAGGCTATCCATCAGATACAGGGACCTGGAGCGCAAGTACACAGCCCTCACCACCCTCATCAACAACCAGAGCCGCACGATTACTCAGCTGGAGAAGCACTGCAGTCAGCCGGCCCCCATGCACCATCAGCAGATCCAACAG CAGGAGTCAGGACAGACATCTCTTGGCACCAGAGCCAACAATCTGAATGGCAGCACCAACAAGAGCAATAGTCTGGTTTCAGGCAATGAAATATTGAGAGACCAGATATACAGCATGACACAGGATAGACTAAAGAGAACGGAACAGTCGCTTCCTACGGTAGTATCAATTGTGACAGCTACTAAGTCATCAG GTCCCTGGAAAGACTGCCAGCAGGTTATGGAGGAAGGCCACAGGTCCAATGGAATTTACCTGATCAAACCTCAAAACACCAACCGACTGATGCAGGTGTGGTGTGAACAGCAGAGGGAAGCTGGTGGTTGGACAGTCATCCAGAGGCGCCAAGATGGCTCCGTCAACTTTTTCCGGACGTGGGAGAACTACAAG CAAGGCTTTGGGAACATAGACGGTGAGTACTGGCTAGGCTTGGAGAACATCTACTGGCTGACAAATCAGGACGACTACAAACTTCTCATCCTCATGGAAGACTGGCAAGGGAGAACAGTGTTTGCCGAGTATGATAACTTCTATCTGGAATCGGAGAGAGACTTCTACAGGCTGCGACTGGGCCAATATCGTGGGAATGCAGGAGACTCCTTATCCTGGCACAATAACAAGCAATTCACCACACTGGACAGAGATCGGGACCAATATTCAG GTAACTGTGCCCACTATCAGAAAGGAGGATGGTGGTACCACACCTGCGCTCATTCAAACCTGAATGGAGTATGGTACAAAGGAGGACACTATCGTAGCAAGTACCAAGATGGCGTTTACTGGGCCGAATTCCGTGGAGGAGCCTACTCCCTGAAGAAAGTTCTTATGATGATACGTCAAAGCTAG
- the angptl6 gene encoding angiopoietin-related protein 6 isoform X2 has translation MLKLIICLFLLIRLAGAERTPTETEADKLREAREANRRSARSPESAPATKCTYTFIVPQQRLTGPICLSTKMAAGGNDSVNKSELQAMRGQMREQQQQIEDLRQMVELDGRVIDEVKSLRKESRNMNSRVSQLYAQLLHEIVQKKDDSLEISRLENKVLNITAEVLRLSIRYRDLERKYTALTTLINNQSRTITQLEKHCSQPAPMHHQQIQQESGQTSLGTRANNLNGSTNKSNSLVSGNEILRDQIYSMTQDRLKRTEQSLPTVVSIVTATKSSGPWKDCQQVMEEGHRSNGIYLIKPQNTNRLMQVWCEQQREAGGWTVIQRRQDGSVNFFRTWENYKQGFGNIDGEYWLGLENIYWLTNQDDYKLLILMEDWQGRTVFAEYDNFYLESERDFYRLRLGQYRGNAGDSLSWHNNKQFTTLDRDRDQYSGNCAHYQKGGWWYHTCAHSNLNGVWYKGGHYRSKYQDGVYWAEFRGGAYSLKKVLMMIRQS, from the exons ATGCTGAAGCTCATCATCTGCCTTTTCCTGCTGATCAGACTAGCAGGAGCCGAAAGGACTCCCACGGAAACCGAGGCTGACAAGCTCAGAGAGGCCAGGGAAGCCAACCGTCGCAGTGCCCGATCCCCAGAGAGCGCACCCGCCACCAAATGCACCTACACCTTCATCGTTCCCCAGCAACGGCTGACTGGCCCCATCTGCCTGAGCACCAAGATGGCCGCTGGTGGAAATGACAGCGTGAACAAGAGCGAGCTGCAGGCCATGCGGGGTCAGATGCGCGAGCAGCAGCAGCAGATCGAAGACCTCAGGCAGATGGTGGAACTGGATGGACGCGTGATCGACGAGGTCAAGTCCCTGCGGAAAGAAAGCCGCAACATGAACTCCAGGGTGTCCCAGCTCTACGCCCAGTTGCTGCACGAGATCGTCCAGAAGAAGGATGACTCCCTGGAGATCTCCAGGCTGGAGAACAAGGTGCTCAACATCACAGCTGAAGTGCTGAGGCTATCCATCAGATACAGGGACCTGGAGCGCAAGTACACAGCCCTCACCACCCTCATCAACAACCAGAGCCGCACGATTACTCAGCTGGAGAAGCACTGCAGTCAGCCGGCCCCCATGCACCATCAGCAGATCCAACAG GAGTCAGGACAGACATCTCTTGGCACCAGAGCCAACAATCTGAATGGCAGCACCAACAAGAGCAATAGTCTGGTTTCAGGCAATGAAATATTGAGAGACCAGATATACAGCATGACACAGGATAGACTAAAGAGAACGGAACAGTCGCTTCCTACGGTAGTATCAATTGTGACAGCTACTAAGTCATCAG GTCCCTGGAAAGACTGCCAGCAGGTTATGGAGGAAGGCCACAGGTCCAATGGAATTTACCTGATCAAACCTCAAAACACCAACCGACTGATGCAGGTGTGGTGTGAACAGCAGAGGGAAGCTGGTGGTTGGACAGTCATCCAGAGGCGCCAAGATGGCTCCGTCAACTTTTTCCGGACGTGGGAGAACTACAAG CAAGGCTTTGGGAACATAGACGGTGAGTACTGGCTAGGCTTGGAGAACATCTACTGGCTGACAAATCAGGACGACTACAAACTTCTCATCCTCATGGAAGACTGGCAAGGGAGAACAGTGTTTGCCGAGTATGATAACTTCTATCTGGAATCGGAGAGAGACTTCTACAGGCTGCGACTGGGCCAATATCGTGGGAATGCAGGAGACTCCTTATCCTGGCACAATAACAAGCAATTCACCACACTGGACAGAGATCGGGACCAATATTCAG GTAACTGTGCCCACTATCAGAAAGGAGGATGGTGGTACCACACCTGCGCTCATTCAAACCTGAATGGAGTATGGTACAAAGGAGGACACTATCGTAGCAAGTACCAAGATGGCGTTTACTGGGCCGAATTCCGTGGAGGAGCCTACTCCCTGAAGAAAGTTCTTATGATGATACGTCAAAGCTAG